From Paenibacillus graminis, a single genomic window includes:
- a CDS encoding (2Fe-2S) ferredoxin domain-containing protein, with the protein MTTWNLQGTLHHLLICGGSSCRKNTGEEVAEAIEDEIEKQGAGSKIHTTVTECNGRCSDACIVIAYPEGVWYREMTPKAGKKLVRKLLKGKQLEDHILYTYDGGLQAKTEKGAKGKKKK; encoded by the coding sequence ATGACGACCTGGAATTTGCAAGGAACGCTCCACCATCTGCTGATCTGCGGCGGCAGCAGCTGCAGGAAGAATACCGGCGAAGAAGTTGCAGAAGCCATTGAGGATGAAATTGAGAAGCAAGGGGCAGGTAGCAAAATACATACCACAGTGACCGAGTGCAATGGAAGATGTTCGGATGCCTGTATTGTTATCGCTTATCCGGAAGGCGTCTGGTATAGGGAGATGACGCCCAAGGCAGGTAAAAAACTGGTGCGGAAGCTTCTCAAAGGGAAGCAGCTTGAAGATCATATCCTCTATACCTACGATGGCGGGCTGCAGGCGAAGACCGAAAAAGGCGCCAAGGGTAAAAAGAAGAAATGA